A window of the Burkholderia sp. 9120 genome harbors these coding sequences:
- the hutG gene encoding formimidoylglutamase gives MRVPFDDKVWAGRSDDGEPGDTRRVFNQVVPFGDARQVDREMPVIVGFGSDEGVRRNQGRTGAAHAPKELRRALAGLPAKVALASLADAGDVVCDDGDLEGAQVELAQVVSDVLARGGRPLVFGGGHEVAWGTYSGLRLHQAREAVESATSHASRKLLIVNFDAHFDLRQKRPANSGTPFDQIADDCAERGVPFNYVCFGISDLGNTASLFAHAEQLGVRYVLDVDMQDVHLPQRLQDLQTLLDAADDVYLTIDLDVLPAGIAPGVSAPAALGVPLSVVEAMVQRVRASGKLRAADIAEYNPSLDQDKRTARVAARLAYRLL, from the coding sequence ATGAGAGTTCCATTCGACGACAAGGTGTGGGCCGGCCGTTCCGACGACGGCGAGCCCGGCGACACGCGGCGCGTTTTCAACCAGGTGGTGCCGTTCGGCGACGCTCGGCAGGTTGATCGCGAGATGCCGGTGATTGTCGGCTTCGGTTCCGACGAAGGCGTGCGCCGCAATCAGGGCCGCACGGGCGCAGCGCACGCGCCGAAGGAATTACGGCGTGCGCTGGCGGGTTTGCCGGCGAAGGTGGCGCTGGCATCGCTCGCCGATGCGGGTGACGTGGTGTGCGACGACGGTGACCTGGAAGGCGCGCAGGTTGAATTGGCGCAGGTGGTCAGCGATGTGCTGGCGCGTGGTGGCCGGCCGCTGGTGTTTGGCGGTGGACATGAAGTCGCGTGGGGCACGTATAGCGGATTGCGCTTGCATCAGGCGCGCGAGGCTGTCGAAAGCGCTACCTCTCACGCGTCGCGCAAGCTGCTGATCGTCAACTTCGACGCGCATTTCGATCTGCGCCAGAAGCGTCCGGCGAATTCCGGCACGCCGTTCGACCAGATCGCCGACGACTGCGCCGAACGTGGCGTGCCGTTTAACTACGTCTGCTTCGGCATTAGCGATCTGGGCAATACCGCGTCGCTGTTCGCGCATGCGGAGCAACTCGGCGTGCGCTACGTGCTCGACGTCGACATGCAGGACGTGCATCTGCCGCAGCGCCTGCAGGATCTCCAAACCTTGCTCGACGCGGCGGACGACGTTTATCTGACCATCGACCTCGACGTGTTGCCGGCGGGTATCGCGCCCGGCGTGTCGGCGCCGGCCGCGCTGGGTGTGCCGTTGTCCGTGGTCGAAGCGATGGTGCAGCGCGTGCGGGCGTCCGGCAAGCTGCGCGCGGCGGATATCGCGGAGTACAACCCGTCGCTCGATCAGGACAAGCGGACGGCGAGGGTTGCCGCACGCCTGGCGTATCGCTTGCTGTAG
- a CDS encoding transglutaminase family protein has product MKSAPTVLSVSHRTTYHYSTYVETAQHLATIRPIACAWQRVVSHSEKIEPEPSYLNSRLDAFGNDVLYFALDAPHERLQLVSETTVALTPRWTDLDPDTTPAWDEVARALRFSVGGQFRPEVEFCFASPNIVPRPSLRAYALPSFPPGMPLAEGAIDLMHRIHDDFDYKPSATMFDTPAERAFELKSGVCQDFAQVMIGCLRSLGLPARYVSGYLRNDPPPGQPRLIGADASHAWVSVHCPGSGWIDLDPTNDVLADMDHVTLAIGRDYSDVSLLRGMILGGGAHRVEVGVTVLAL; this is encoded by the coding sequence ATGAAGAGCGCACCGACCGTGCTGTCCGTCTCGCATCGCACCACGTACCACTATTCCACGTACGTGGAGACCGCCCAGCATCTCGCGACGATCCGGCCGATCGCGTGCGCGTGGCAGCGCGTGGTGTCGCACAGCGAAAAGATCGAACCGGAACCGTCGTATCTGAACAGCCGTCTCGACGCGTTCGGCAACGACGTGCTGTATTTCGCGCTCGACGCGCCGCACGAACGCCTGCAACTCGTCAGCGAAACCACGGTGGCGCTGACACCGCGCTGGACCGATCTCGACCCGGACACCACGCCCGCCTGGGACGAGGTGGCGAGGGCGCTGCGGTTTAGCGTCGGCGGCCAGTTCCGGCCTGAAGTGGAGTTCTGTTTCGCGTCGCCGAATATCGTGCCGCGGCCGTCGTTGCGCGCGTATGCGTTGCCGAGTTTTCCGCCCGGTATGCCGCTCGCCGAAGGCGCGATCGACCTGATGCATCGCATTCACGACGACTTCGATTACAAGCCCTCGGCGACGATGTTCGATACGCCCGCCGAACGTGCGTTCGAATTGAAGAGCGGCGTGTGTCAGGACTTCGCGCAGGTGATGATCGGCTGTTTGCGTTCGCTGGGTCTGCCGGCGCGTTACGTGAGCGGCTATCTGCGTAACGACCCGCCGCCGGGGCAGCCGCGTTTGATCGGCGCGGATGCGTCGCATGCGTGGGTGTCGGTGCATTGTCCCGGCAGCGGCTGGATCGACCTCGATCCGACCAACGACGTGCTGGCCGATATGGATCACGTGACGCTCGCCATTGGCCGCGATTACAGCGACGTGTCATTGCTGCGCGGCATGATTCTCGGCGGCGGCGCGCATCGCGTGGAAGTGGGGGTGACGGTGCTCGCACTGTAG
- a CDS encoding amino acid ABC transporter ATP-binding protein produces the protein MNTVNTVAQETGPIVSIRGLTKSFGSHTVLNGIDFDIQPQQVVVVIGPSGSGKSTFLRCCNGLEQAEGGTIDICGHRLVEQGAMLKERSLNALRTEVGMVFQSFNLFPHLSVLHNITVGPRMLRGASKAEAEAAAMALLEKVGLAQKANVMPASLSGGQKQRVAIARALAMQPRVMLFDEPTSALDPELVGEVLQVMKLLASEGMTMVVVTHEMGFAKEVADVVVVMDGGVIVEAGPPAEIFSAPSQPRTRAFLQAVLSRA, from the coding sequence ATGAATACCGTGAATACCGTGGCTCAGGAGACGGGGCCTATCGTCAGCATTCGTGGGCTGACCAAATCGTTCGGCTCGCATACGGTGCTCAACGGCATCGACTTCGATATTCAGCCGCAACAGGTTGTCGTGGTGATCGGGCCGAGCGGTTCGGGCAAGAGCACATTCTTGCGCTGCTGCAACGGCCTCGAACAGGCCGAAGGCGGCACGATCGATATCTGCGGGCATCGGCTGGTCGAGCAGGGCGCGATGCTCAAGGAGCGCTCGCTGAACGCGCTGCGCACTGAAGTCGGCATGGTGTTTCAGTCGTTCAATCTGTTTCCGCATCTGTCGGTGCTGCACAACATTACCGTGGGGCCGCGTATGTTGCGCGGCGCGAGCAAGGCCGAAGCCGAAGCGGCCGCCATGGCTTTGCTGGAGAAAGTCGGGCTCGCGCAGAAGGCGAACGTGATGCCGGCGAGTCTGTCGGGCGGTCAGAAGCAACGGGTGGCGATTGCGCGTGCGCTGGCCATGCAGCCGCGTGTGATGCTGTTCGACGAGCCGACTTCGGCACTCGATCCGGAACTGGTCGGCGAAGTGCTGCAAGTGATGAAACTGCTCGCGAGCGAAGGCATGACGATGGTCGTCGTCACGCATGAAATGGGTTTTGCCAAGGAAGTGGCCGACGTGGTGGTCGTGATGGACGGCGGCGTGATCGTCGAAGCGGGACCGCCCGCGGAAATTTTCTCGGCGCCTTCGCAGCCGCGTACGCGGGCCTTCCTGCAGGCGGTGTTGTCGCGCGCATGA
- a CDS encoding transporter substrate-binding domain-containing protein, with product MKLQRLLSLACVTVAVTFAGFSGAASAQSADVLNVATDATFPPMEFTENGARTGFDVDIMNALAKAMGKRVQWTDIDFKGLIPGLIAHRFDAAISGIYITDERAKVVDFTDSYYAGGLVALVKNDSPVKSVADLNGKKVSVQVGTKSVNFLRDNYPQINRVEVEKNQEMFDLVGIGRADAAVTGKPAAYQFAKTRGGFRVLDKQLTTEAYGIAVRKDEPELKTAFNTALAKIKADGTYAAIVKKWFGASAQ from the coding sequence ATGAAACTGCAACGACTGCTGTCCCTCGCCTGTGTCACGGTTGCCGTGACTTTTGCGGGCTTCTCCGGCGCCGCGTCGGCACAATCGGCGGACGTGCTGAACGTCGCCACCGACGCCACCTTCCCGCCGATGGAATTCACCGAGAACGGTGCGCGAACCGGCTTCGACGTCGACATCATGAACGCGCTCGCCAAGGCCATGGGCAAGCGCGTGCAATGGACCGACATCGACTTTAAAGGGCTGATTCCCGGCCTGATCGCGCATCGCTTCGACGCGGCGATTTCCGGCATCTATATCACCGACGAACGCGCGAAAGTGGTCGACTTCACCGATTCGTACTACGCGGGCGGCCTCGTCGCGCTGGTGAAAAACGATTCGCCGGTCAAATCCGTGGCCGATCTGAACGGCAAGAAAGTGTCGGTTCAGGTGGGCACAAAGTCGGTGAACTTCCTGCGCGACAACTATCCGCAGATCAATCGCGTCGAAGTCGAAAAGAATCAGGAAATGTTCGACCTCGTGGGCATTGGCCGTGCCGACGCCGCCGTGACCGGCAAGCCGGCCGCGTATCAGTTCGCGAAGACGCGCGGCGGTTTCCGCGTGCTCGACAAGCAACTGACCACCGAAGCCTACGGCATTGCCGTGCGCAAGGACGAGCCGGAACTGAAGACCGCGTTCAACACCGCGCTCGCGAAGATCAAGGCCGATGGCACTTATGCGGCGATCGTCAAGAAGTGGTTCGGCGCGAGCGCGCAATAA
- a CDS encoding amino acid ABC transporter permease: MALDFSPVIAGLPDIMHGALVTVEVTAASLALSCVLGLLIGIGRLTPQRRVVYGLCTAYLTFFRGTPLLVQLFLLFFGLPQFGILLPAFVCGMLGLGLYSAAYVSEIVRGAIQSVDRGQMEAARSIGMSSGQAMRAIILPQAIVRMIPPLGNEFIALIKNSALVSLLTIDDLMHEGQKIISVSYRSLEVYLAIALVYLVLTQATNYALHRVERRLRAGGMVQ, from the coding sequence ATGGCACTCGATTTTTCGCCGGTGATTGCCGGCTTGCCGGACATCATGCATGGCGCGCTGGTGACGGTGGAAGTCACCGCCGCCTCGCTCGCGTTGAGCTGCGTGCTGGGCCTGTTGATCGGTATCGGCCGGCTCACGCCGCAGCGGCGCGTGGTGTACGGGCTTTGCACCGCGTATCTGACGTTCTTCCGCGGCACGCCGTTGCTCGTGCAACTGTTTCTGCTGTTCTTCGGCTTGCCGCAATTCGGCATTCTGCTGCCGGCGTTTGTGTGCGGCATGCTCGGCCTCGGCTTGTATTCGGCGGCCTATGTGTCGGAGATCGTGCGCGGCGCGATTCAGTCGGTGGATCGCGGGCAGATGGAAGCCGCGCGCTCGATCGGCATGTCGTCGGGACAGGCCATGCGCGCGATCATTTTGCCGCAGGCCATCGTGCGGATGATCCCGCCGCTCGGCAACGAGTTCATCGCGCTGATCAAGAACTCGGCGCTGGTGTCGCTGTTGACGATCGACGATCTGATGCATGAAGGCCAGAAGATCATCAGCGTGTCGTACCGCTCGCTCGAGGTGTATCTGGCGATCGCGCTGGTTTATCTGGTGTTGACGCAAGCGACCAACTACGCGCTGCATCGCGTCGAGCGCCGTCTGCGCGCAGGAGGGATGGTGCAATGA
- a CDS encoding DUF2957 domain-containing protein, whose protein sequence is MAFKLWAGSSASIPTGALTGAFALSVLLAACGGSGKTDAPGAVSVPQCSGASCGAQGQPPGTPVVAAKLCPDALDYSTTYTGGSGSGEYIKMQFNSATKKYQMTFVESAVPISVGQVNVTRAGLTITGDYDNPTGSFALPTAEQNRCAIVLKNGTTADGTYSVTINPQDPPMLFVGEGIIGGGIPGATIQFSGVTSLGFPIGVVPQRTFDSYPFLGFSQTITDFTQVAGAYNEVGFRMSPEGNPAQGTDGLTTTGWAPQAVQASETLNADGTCTPDSSPNSCVLTGTPWTVRTNADGSPDNVFVSRANGLAYPAAGVGVLQLLFAPSLAHGIMIVGKVNNQLVPVMIRVGYAHTDNDPLGILNNALDDQLGISLLAPATKIAQTALKGGYIGANSASACGLVTTIGQSPNPIYVNGQPVYAASGTCTDGSASFNPGVNYGATLFQSPSAALLNPFTSAASSNFSLDFTQTQPGIVNVTATKPLMSGSTALYQAGDTGVMVQVGPVYGLLMNGINPTFTTNDPANNIGKVNPFLSIGAFVE, encoded by the coding sequence ATGGCGTTCAAACTGTGGGCAGGCTCATCTGCTTCAATACCGACAGGCGCACTGACGGGCGCGTTCGCGCTATCCGTGCTGCTGGCCGCTTGCGGCGGGTCCGGCAAAACGGATGCGCCGGGCGCCGTCTCCGTGCCGCAATGTTCGGGCGCCTCCTGCGGGGCGCAAGGCCAGCCGCCCGGCACGCCGGTCGTCGCGGCCAAGCTGTGCCCCGATGCGCTCGACTATTCGACCACCTACACAGGTGGCTCGGGCAGCGGCGAGTACATCAAGATGCAATTCAATTCGGCGACGAAGAAGTATCAGATGACCTTCGTCGAATCCGCCGTGCCGATCTCGGTCGGCCAGGTCAACGTCACGCGCGCGGGCCTAACGATCACCGGCGACTACGACAATCCGACCGGCTCGTTCGCCCTGCCGACCGCCGAACAGAACCGCTGCGCGATCGTGCTGAAGAACGGCACGACCGCAGACGGCACCTACAGCGTCACCATCAATCCGCAGGATCCGCCGATGCTGTTCGTCGGCGAGGGCATTATCGGCGGCGGGATTCCGGGCGCGACGATCCAGTTCTCCGGCGTCACGTCGCTCGGTTTCCCGATCGGCGTCGTGCCGCAGCGCACGTTCGACTCGTATCCGTTCCTCGGTTTCAGCCAGACGATCACCGACTTCACCCAGGTGGCCGGTGCCTATAACGAAGTCGGGTTCCGCATGAGCCCCGAGGGCAACCCGGCCCAGGGCACGGACGGTCTGACAACGACCGGCTGGGCGCCGCAAGCCGTTCAGGCCAGCGAGACGCTCAACGCCGACGGCACCTGTACACCCGACTCATCGCCGAATTCGTGCGTCCTGACCGGCACGCCATGGACGGTGCGCACCAATGCCGACGGCTCGCCGGACAACGTTTTCGTCAGCCGCGCCAACGGTCTGGCTTATCCGGCGGCCGGCGTGGGCGTGCTGCAACTGCTGTTCGCGCCGAGTCTGGCGCACGGCATCATGATCGTCGGCAAGGTGAACAACCAGCTCGTGCCGGTGATGATTCGCGTCGGCTACGCCCATACGGATAACGACCCGCTCGGCATTCTGAACAACGCGCTCGACGATCAGCTCGGCATCTCGCTGCTGGCGCCCGCCACGAAGATTGCCCAAACGGCGTTGAAGGGCGGCTATATCGGCGCGAATAGCGCGTCGGCATGCGGTCTGGTGACCACCATCGGTCAAAGTCCGAACCCGATCTACGTCAACGGACAGCCGGTCTATGCCGCGTCGGGAACCTGCACCGACGGCAGCGCGTCGTTCAACCCGGGCGTGAATTACGGCGCGACCCTGTTCCAGAGTCCGTCGGCGGCGTTGTTGAATCCGTTCACGTCCGCGGCATCGAGCAACTTCTCGCTCGATTTCACGCAGACGCAACCGGGTATCGTCAACGTGACCGCGACCAAGCCGTTGATGTCCGGCAGCACCGCGCTCTACCAGGCGGGCGACACCGGCGTGATGGTCCAGGTCGGGCCGGTGTACGGTCTGCTGATGAACGGGATCAACCCGACGTTCACCACCAACGATCCCGCGAACAACATCGGCAAGGTGAATCCGTTCCTGTCGATCGGGGCGTTCGTGGAATAA
- a CDS encoding circularly permuted type 2 ATP-grasp protein produces the protein MAFQSTFPFETSAARADASSLLRLLPAYEGHWDELRDASGALREPWRQFFQRLGEDGIARLDDHRASIAQQIRDNDISYNVYADNGESRPWALDLLPFLISEEEWTHIEQGVTQRAHLLNAIVADIYGPQTLLERGQLPPALVFGHPGYLRSVKGYTPPGGQYLQVVAVDLARTPGGDWTVMAHRTEAPSGLGYALENRLIVSTLFADPFRTMRVSRLAPTYSQLIATLVQAAQATMLHDGEGAETSAHIALLTPGPFSETYFEHVFLARYLGVTLVEGKDLTVRDDKLYLKTLGGLERVHVVLRRLDDAFCDPVELRADSSIGVPGLLQVMRAGNVIVSNVPGSGFVESPALHGFLPGIAEVLLDEDLLLPSVPTWWCGEKAAREHAFSRLDEAFIVPTWPVGARDAPPGIEQGRQKLSSWRARIEAMPDTYTIQQAQRFSSTPRYEDGTIGRRPSVLRVYAIADVNGGWHVMPGGFTRMAAERQTTVSMQYGGSSVDTWVLSSQPTSTFTLLPSPMQPADLARKHRTVSSRAAENLFWAGRYGERVENNVRLLRLILGSLEGNDADAMFPTLVELALHCGLVQAGDMASPHSPQAFERALVANLSESTGVASIGQNLARQARSNGEVRGRLSNDHWRTILAARNDFRDALQTLMPGAAQAQTSMQSQSQSQSAGESQTQSNGSRNGGAMSANGRAERLDRYDRVTLMTALERLSVQLSAISGAQGDRMTRDEAWRLLFVGRHIERVSAMTSFLRVVADKGQLATPAGFDLLLQLFDSTLTYRSLYPGRFEVPALLDLLVSEPTNPRGIYGVYARLRKKLDEIAVAAGSVRHRPFAELMPPAVSLPSLEALCTVDENGVHSDLIAVCDQIGGFVGAAAHEISARYFSHASTVASQVWS, from the coding sequence TTGGCCTTTCAATCGACTTTTCCCTTCGAGACGTCCGCGGCGCGCGCGGACGCTTCGTCCTTGTTGCGCCTGCTGCCGGCTTACGAGGGACATTGGGACGAGTTACGCGACGCCTCGGGCGCCCTGCGCGAACCGTGGCGGCAGTTCTTCCAGCGGCTCGGCGAAGACGGCATCGCGCGGCTGGACGATCATCGCGCGTCGATCGCGCAGCAGATCCGCGACAACGACATCAGCTACAACGTCTACGCGGATAACGGCGAGTCCCGGCCCTGGGCGCTCGACCTGCTGCCGTTCCTGATCAGCGAAGAAGAGTGGACGCATATCGAGCAGGGCGTGACGCAGCGCGCGCATCTGCTCAATGCGATCGTCGCGGATATTTATGGGCCGCAGACCCTGCTGGAGCGTGGCCAATTGCCGCCCGCGCTGGTGTTCGGGCATCCGGGTTATCTGCGTTCGGTGAAGGGCTATACGCCGCCTGGCGGCCAATATCTGCAGGTCGTCGCGGTCGATCTGGCGCGCACGCCTGGCGGCGACTGGACCGTGATGGCGCATCGCACCGAGGCGCCGTCCGGCCTCGGCTATGCGCTCGAAAACCGGCTGATCGTGTCGACGCTGTTCGCTGACCCGTTCCGCACGATGCGCGTGAGCCGCCTCGCGCCGACCTATTCGCAACTGATCGCGACGCTCGTTCAGGCCGCACAGGCGACCATGCTGCACGACGGCGAAGGCGCCGAAACGTCGGCGCATATCGCGTTGCTCACGCCGGGACCGTTCAGCGAAACCTATTTCGAGCACGTGTTTCTGGCGCGATATCTCGGCGTCACGCTGGTCGAGGGTAAAGACCTGACCGTGCGCGACGACAAGCTGTATCTGAAAACCCTCGGCGGTCTCGAACGGGTGCACGTGGTGCTGCGCCGTCTCGACGACGCGTTCTGCGATCCGGTCGAACTGCGCGCCGATTCGAGCATCGGTGTGCCGGGTCTGTTGCAGGTGATGCGCGCGGGCAATGTGATCGTCTCGAACGTGCCGGGCTCGGGCTTTGTCGAGTCGCCGGCGTTGCACGGTTTTCTGCCGGGTATCGCCGAAGTGCTGCTCGACGAAGACCTCCTGCTGCCGAGCGTGCCGACCTGGTGGTGCGGCGAGAAGGCGGCGCGCGAGCACGCCTTCTCGCGGCTCGACGAGGCGTTTATCGTGCCGACGTGGCCGGTCGGCGCGCGCGATGCGCCGCCGGGCATCGAGCAGGGCAGGCAGAAACTGTCCTCGTGGCGCGCGCGTATCGAAGCGATGCCCGACACCTACACGATCCAGCAGGCGCAGCGGTTTTCCAGCACGCCGCGTTACGAGGACGGCACGATCGGTCGCCGTCCGTCGGTGCTGCGCGTCTATGCGATCGCCGACGTCAACGGCGGCTGGCATGTGATGCCGGGCGGCTTCACGCGCATGGCCGCCGAACGCCAGACGACCGTGTCGATGCAGTACGGCGGCAGCAGCGTCGACACGTGGGTGCTGTCGAGCCAGCCGACCTCGACCTTCACGCTGTTGCCTTCGCCGATGCAACCCGCCGATCTCGCGCGCAAGCATCGCACCGTGTCGAGCCGCGCGGCGGAAAATCTGTTCTGGGCCGGACGCTATGGCGAGCGCGTTGAAAACAACGTGCGGCTGTTGCGGCTGATTCTCGGCTCGCTGGAAGGCAACGACGCCGACGCGATGTTTCCGACTCTGGTCGAACTCGCGCTGCACTGTGGGCTCGTGCAGGCCGGCGACATGGCTTCGCCGCATTCGCCGCAAGCGTTCGAACGCGCGCTGGTCGCGAATCTGAGCGAGAGCACCGGGGTGGCGAGCATCGGCCAGAATCTGGCTCGCCAGGCGCGCTCGAATGGCGAAGTGCGGGGGCGGCTGTCCAACGATCACTGGCGCACGATTCTCGCCGCGCGCAATGACTTCCGCGATGCCTTGCAGACGTTGATGCCGGGGGCGGCGCAGGCGCAGACCTCGATGCAATCGCAGTCGCAGTCGCAGAGCGCGGGTGAATCGCAAACCCAGAGCAACGGCAGTCGCAACGGCGGCGCGATGAGCGCGAACGGCCGCGCCGAACGCCTCGATCGCTACGACCGCGTCACGTTGATGACCGCGCTCGAACGTCTGTCGGTGCAGTTGTCGGCCATCAGCGGCGCGCAAGGCGACCGCATGACGCGCGACGAAGCCTGGCGTTTGCTGTTCGTCGGCCGCCATATCGAACGTGTCTCGGCAATGACCTCGTTCCTGCGCGTGGTCGCCGATAAAGGCCAGCTCGCCACGCCCGCCGGCTTCGATCTGCTGCTGCAACTGTTCGACAGCACGCTGACGTATCGCTCGCTGTATCCCGGCCGTTTCGAAGTGCCGGCCTTGCTCGATCTGCTGGTCAGCGAGCCGACCAATCCGCGCGGCATCTACGGCGTCTACGCGCGTCTGCGTAAAAAGCTCGATGAGATCGCCGTCGCGGCGGGCAGCGTGCGGCATCGTCCGTTTGCGGAATTGATGCCGCCCGCCGTGTCGTTGCCGTCGCTCGAAGCGCTGTGCACCGTCGACGAAAACGGCGTGCATAGCGACCTCATTGCGGTGTGCGATCAGATCGGCGGCTTTGTCGGCGCCGCTGCCCATGAAATCAGCGCGCGTTACTTCAGTCACGCGAGCACTGTCGCCTCACAGGTGTGGTCATGA
- a CDS encoding IclR family transcriptional regulator has product MNAEQNVTGAERVLLVLAALASHGKAMSVKDLLAVTGLAQSTLYRQIALLKRWGFVAENAGHYAPGPISLQLALGFDVNSLLVEASRSEMQQLARASQESIGLVVAVKHQVMCLEMVDSQHSLRCSFEKGRAVPLKAGASAKSLLAFMADKARNEILDSAFDNDPAGRAAIEAELEQIRAQGYAVSDSEVDPGVWGVSAPIFHRSGRGVGSSASITLMAPSTRATGRESQFIDGTLRTARAISEHMQTD; this is encoded by the coding sequence GTGAACGCGGAACAGAATGTGACAGGTGCAGAACGGGTTTTGCTGGTGCTGGCGGCGCTCGCCAGTCATGGCAAAGCCATGTCGGTCAAAGATTTGCTGGCCGTGACCGGCCTTGCGCAAAGCACCTTGTATCGGCAAATCGCGCTGCTCAAGCGCTGGGGTTTCGTCGCGGAAAACGCGGGGCATTACGCGCCCGGTCCGATCAGCCTGCAACTCGCGCTTGGCTTCGACGTCAATTCGCTGCTCGTGGAAGCGAGCCGTAGCGAGATGCAGCAACTGGCGCGCGCGTCGCAGGAAAGCATCGGGCTGGTGGTCGCTGTCAAACATCAGGTGATGTGCCTCGAAATGGTCGACAGTCAGCATTCGCTGCGCTGCTCGTTCGAAAAAGGCCGCGCCGTGCCGCTCAAAGCGGGCGCGTCGGCGAAATCGCTGCTGGCCTTCATGGCCGACAAAGCGCGCAACGAAATACTCGATAGCGCGTTCGACAACGACCCCGCCGGCCGCGCCGCGATCGAAGCCGAACTCGAACAGATTCGCGCCCAGGGCTACGCCGTCAGCGACAGCGAAGTCGATCCGGGCGTGTGGGGCGTGAGCGCCCCGATCTTTCATCGCAGCGGACGCGGCGTCGGTAGCAGCGCGTCGATCACCTTGATGGCGCCGTCCACGCGCGCCACGGGTCGCGAAAGCCAATTCATCGACGGGACGCTACGTACGGCCCGCGCCATTTCCGAGCACATGCAAACCGATTGA